A segment of the Synechococcus sp. MEDNS5 genome:
GGCGGCCGCCCTTGGTGAGGACCCGGCCACCCTGGAATCGGTGGTTGAGCCCTATTTGCTGCAGCTCGGTTTTCTGCAGCGCACCCCCCGGGGCCGGGTGGTGACTGCCGCCGGCAGGGGCCACCTGGGCTGGCCAAACCTTGAGGAGCAGGTGGCATGACGCGATTGCGCAATTGGTTGACCTTGCTGGTGCTGCTGGCCCTTCTGCTTCTGCCAGGGCCTGTGATGGCGGCAGGCGATCCTGAGGCAGGGGACCTGCCGCGCCTGTTCGAGCGGGCCTTGAGCCTGAGCCGCCAGGGCGATCCGGAGGCGGCGCTGCCCCTCTGGGATCAGGTGCTGGAGCTGGCGCCGCGGGATGCCGCCGCCTGGAGCAACCGCGGCAACATCCGCTTGATGCTGGGGGATCCTGAGGGGGCGATCGCCGATCAGACCCGCTCGATTGCCTTGGCACCAGAGGATGCCGATCCCCATCTCAATCGGGGCACTGCTGAGGAAGCCCTCCAGCGTTGGCCTGAGGCCGCGGCGGATTACGACTGGATCCTCCAGCGTGATCCTCTCGATGCTTCGGCGCTTTACAACCTCGGCAATGTGCGTGGCTCGGAGGGCGACTGGGCCCAAGCCCAGCGTTTGTATCGCCAGGCCGCCGATGCCCGCCCCGGTTTTGCCATGGCCCGCTCCAGTGATGCCCTGGCCCTCTACCAGCTTGAGGATCTTGCGGAAGCCGAGCGTCAGCTGCGCAATCTCATTCGCCGCTATCCGTTGTTTGCTGATGCCCGTGCCGCCCTCAGCGCTCTGCTCTGGCGGGAGGGCTCCCGCGGCGAAGCCGAAAGCCATTGGGCGGCGGCTGCCGGACTGGATCCCAGTTACCGGGATTCGGCCTGGCTGGCCCAGGTGCGGCGCTGGCCGCCGACACCGATCGCTGATCTCGAGCGTTTTCTCGCCCTGGAGGTGTCATGAGCTCTTCGTTGCCTTGGCCTGAGCGCCTCGAGGCGATGCTGCCGGAGTTGATCGACTTCCGCCGCCATCTGCATGCCCATCCCGAGCTCAGCGGCGAGGAGCACCAGACCGCGGCCCTGCTCGCCGGTGCTCTGCGGGAGGCCGGCTGGCGGGTGCGCGAGGGCGTGGGCCGCACCGGTGTGGTGGCGGATCTCGGGCCGGAGCAGGGCCCCAAGCTGGGGTTGCGGGTGGACATGGACGCCCTGCCGGTGGAGGAGCGCACGGACCTGCCCTACGCCTCGCGTCGTCAGGGGGTGATGCACGCCTGCGGCCATGATCTGCACAGCACCATCGGTCTGGGGGTGGCCCGGTTGCTGGCCGAAGAGCCGGAGCCGCCCGTGGGTCTGCGCTTGCTGTTCCAGCCTGCGGAGGAACTGGCCCAGGGGGCGCGCTGGATGCGCGAGGCCGGAGCCACGGATGGCCTGCAAGGGCTCTTTGGTGTGCACGTGTTCCCATCCCTGCCGGCGGGGAGCATCGGTGTGCGCAGCGGCAGCTTGACGGCCGCTGCGGGCGAGCTGGAGATCGAAGTGATCGGGGAGGGGGGGCATGGCGCCCGTCCGCATCAATCGGTGGATGCGATCTGGATCGCTTCGCGGGTGGTGACCGGGTTGCAGGAAGCGATCAGCCGCAGGCTCGATGCCCTGCATCCGGTGGTGGTGAGTTTCGGCCTCATTGAAGGGGGGAAGGCCTTCAACGTGATCGCGGATCGGGTGCGTCTGCTCGGCACGGTGCGCTGTCTCTGCACCGATGTGCACGACCGGTTGCCCGCCTGGATCGAAGACACCGTGCAGGCTCTGTGCGCGGGCTTCGGCGCCACGGCTCGGGTGCATTACCGCTGCATCTCGCCTCCGGTGCACAACGACGTGGCCCTCACGGCTCTGTTGGAGCGCTGCGCCATCGAGCAGCTGGGGGCGTCGCAGGTGTTGCGGCTGGAGCAGCCCTCCCTGGGAGCCGAGGATTTTGCCGAGTTGCTCAAGGGTGTGCCTGGCACGATGTTCCGCTTGGGGGTGGCCGGGCCTGAGGGCTGTGCACCGCTGCACAACGGTCATTTTCTGCCGGATGAAGCCTGTCTGGCTGTGGGAATCCGGGTGCTGACTTCGACGCTTCTGGCCTGGGAGCCTCCGGCATGAACCGGCCACCCCGCACCCGCCTGCATGTGCTGCTGTCGCTGGCAGCTCCGCTGTTGGTGTTGCTGGGTGTGGTGGCCCTGCTGCAACGGGAGGGTGCCGACAAATTGCAGTCTCTCCCTGCCATTCTGGTGGGCGCAGGCCTGGTGATCCATGCCGTGGTGGGCCGGCGGCGGCGGCGTCATCGGCTGTTGGTGGCCCTGCGCAGCAATCGTTTCGAGGAGTCCTGACCCAATGGCATCCAGCCCCCAGACCCCCCCGGGGGACGCCCCGGATCTCGACGCCCTCAGGGAGGCCATTGCCTCCGGGGATCCAACCCGGGCGATGCCCGCTCTCACCCAGCTGCGCTTCTGCAGCGATGAGGAGGCCGTGCCCCTGCTGGTGCTTGGAACGCAGCAGCAAGCGTTTCTGGTGCGCTCTCTGAGTTGCAGTGGCTTGGGCTACAAACGCACTGACCAGGGCTGGACCGTGCTGGAGCAGCTGCTCGGCAGTGATGAGGACGCCAATGTGAGAGCCGAGGCCGCCAATGCCCTGGTGAGCTACGGCGTGGTTCGTTCCTGGCCGTTGCTGCGCGCTGCGTTTGCAGCCGACGGCGCCTGGCTGGTGCGCTGCAGCATTCTGTCCGGCCTTGCGGAACAACCGGAGATCAACCTGGCCTGGCTGTTGGAGCTGGCCGAGATCGCTATCGCCGATGGCGACGGCACCGTGCGGGTGAGCGGGGCTGAAATTCTGGGGCGGATCGTGCGGGAGTCCCAGGGCATCCCCATCGGCGAGCAGGCCCGCGCTCTGCTCCAGCCCTTGCAGCAGGACCAGGACCACAGGGTGGTAGCTGCGGCGCTTAATGGTCTTCAAGGGGGATGACCCCCAGCTTTCCCTAACGATTGCTACCTTTTGAGAACCACTAGGGGTGCCTGTGGTCTTCTTCATTGGAGGCCTGGGCTGAGATCACACCCTCCGAACCTGATCCGGGTCATGCCGGCGCAAGGGAAGTGAATACGCGTGATCTGCGGCTTTTGGGTCGGCTCCTGGCAGTTCTCTTGCTGAACGAATCATGCGCGCTTCCTGGGTTGAGTCCCGCCGCGGACAGGGCAATGTGTCTCAGATGCACTTCGCCCGCCAGGGCGTGGTGACGGAAGAGATGGCCTATGTGGCCAAGCGTGAGAATCTGCCCGAGTCGCTGGTGATGGAGGAGGTGGCGCGGGGCCGCATGATCATCCCGGCCAATATCAATCACACCGGTTTGGAGCCGATGGCGATCGGCATCGCCAGCAAGTGCAAGGTGAACGCCAACATCGGCGCTTCCCCCAATGCCTCGGATGCGGCCGAGGAGGTGAACAAG
Coding sequences within it:
- a CDS encoding tetratricopeptide repeat protein, which codes for MTRLRNWLTLLVLLALLLLPGPVMAAGDPEAGDLPRLFERALSLSRQGDPEAALPLWDQVLELAPRDAAAWSNRGNIRLMLGDPEGAIADQTRSIALAPEDADPHLNRGTAEEALQRWPEAAADYDWILQRDPLDASALYNLGNVRGSEGDWAQAQRLYRQAADARPGFAMARSSDALALYQLEDLAEAERQLRNLIRRYPLFADARAALSALLWREGSRGEAESHWAAAAGLDPSYRDSAWLAQVRRWPPTPIADLERFLALEVS
- a CDS encoding amidohydrolase, which gives rise to MSSSLPWPERLEAMLPELIDFRRHLHAHPELSGEEHQTAALLAGALREAGWRVREGVGRTGVVADLGPEQGPKLGLRVDMDALPVEERTDLPYASRRQGVMHACGHDLHSTIGLGVARLLAEEPEPPVGLRLLFQPAEELAQGARWMREAGATDGLQGLFGVHVFPSLPAGSIGVRSGSLTAAAGELEIEVIGEGGHGARPHQSVDAIWIASRVVTGLQEAISRRLDALHPVVVSFGLIEGGKAFNVIADRVRLLGTVRCLCTDVHDRLPAWIEDTVQALCAGFGATARVHYRCISPPVHNDVALTALLERCAIEQLGASQVLRLEQPSLGAEDFAELLKGVPGTMFRLGVAGPEGCAPLHNGHFLPDEACLAVGIRVLTSTLLAWEPPA
- a CDS encoding DUF3188 domain-containing protein, whose translation is MNRPPRTRLHVLLSLAAPLLVLLGVVALLQREGADKLQSLPAILVGAGLVIHAVVGRRRRRHRLLVALRSNRFEES
- a CDS encoding HEAT repeat domain-containing protein translates to MASSPQTPPGDAPDLDALREAIASGDPTRAMPALTQLRFCSDEEAVPLLVLGTQQQAFLVRSLSCSGLGYKRTDQGWTVLEQLLGSDEDANVRAEAANALVSYGVVRSWPLLRAAFAADGAWLVRCSILSGLAEQPEINLAWLLELAEIAIADGDGTVRVSGAEILGRIVRESQGIPIGEQARALLQPLQQDQDHRVVAAALNGLQGG